The Pseudodesulfovibrio sediminis genome includes the window TGCGGTTAAAGAATAAAAGAGAGGCCTCCGGGATAGTTTTCGGAGGCCTTTTCAGTTGCGATCAGATTTCGATATAATCGCCCTGCAGGAAGCCGATGAAGTCCGAGATCCCGGCCCTGCGCGCAAAGACATAACTCGACACCCATCGGGCGAAGTTCATCTTTCGGCCATATATGGTGTAAAGACGATCCGTTTCGACAAAATCCCAGCCAAAGAACTCGGCGACCTTGGGGTTGATGGGCTGATCGAATTCGGCAAATGGTTCCGGCAGCGCATCGAATACAGAGGGTGCCGGCGGCGTGAATCCCAGCGCCTCCAGAATGCCTGTTGCAACATGGTTCATGAGCAGTGATCCGGGATGGTTGACGGTATGAAAAAGCTGTGTTTCCCGGTAGTTTTTCGTGATGACATCCAGATATTTGATAGGGGTGTGTGTCTCCCGTTCCCGTTCGGTCGCGATGGTTTCGGTCACCAGTGAGAGCAGGTCGAACCGGGTGGAAACATCCGTGTGCATGTACAGCAGGATGACCTCTTCCACCGGTAGGGCTGTTTCGATGAGCTCGTCAAGGAGCACACAGCGGTAATCAAATCCGGGTTCGTTTGACCATGTGGGCCAGTAGCCTTTGAAGAACATGTTCGGGATGCACAGGCTGCGTGTGGATTGCGGTAGATTGGCGAGCAAGGCGTCAGACGCCAGTTCGCCCCATTTATCCCCGAGGTGCTGGTAGAGAAACAGCGAGCAGTTGTTCAGCGCATAGTCTGGCACCGGTTCGTGAACATAGTTCGTATAGAGCAGACATTCGTACCGGGCATGGAATTCCGGACACGCCGTGAGTCGCTCCAGGAGCGGTTCGCCCTGGCAGTTGGCGTGTACGATGCAAAGTTCTTTTTCCATGACATCCCGTGTGTGAAAGGAGCGTGTGCAGCACTTCGGATAGCACGTATCAAAATGGCCTTCAATGCCCGGCGGTTGTTTACAGAAATCAGGCGACCGTGTATCTCTCCGAAACCGATAAACACACTGAGGAACTACTGATATGAAGAATGATTTTGAAGCTGTTGTGGCCGCCATCGCGCCTGTTGACCAGACCTTGTCCAAAGCGGGACAGGCCCATCTCGATGATCTGACCAAACCCCAGGGAAGCCTTGGGCGTCTGGAGGATCTGGCCCTGCAGATGTATCTTGTTCAGGAGGGCGGTCCGCTCTCTTCGGACCCCATGCGTATTTACACCGTGGCCGGGGATCACGGCGTCAATGCCGAGGGCGTCAGTGTGTACCCGCAGGAAGTCACCCGGCAGATGGTACTTAATTTTCTGAACGGCGGTGCGGGGATCAACGTGCTGGCGGAAACCGTGGGCGCACAGCTCTATGTGGTCGATGCCGGTTGCTGTGGCTCCACCTTTGACGAACATCCCAGCCTTATTCAGGCCAAGGTCGCCCCTGGTACGGCCAATCTTGCCGTGGGTCCGGCCATGACGCAGGAGCAGTGCCTGCAAGCGCTCATGCTCGGTGTCTCCCTGGCGGACAGGGCGCATGCGGACGGCGTCAAAGTGCTTGGCACAGGCGAAATGGGCATATCCAACACCACCCCGTCCACGGCACTGTATTGTGCCTACCTTGGCTTGAAGCCGGAAGCCATGACAGGGCTGGGTACCGGTCTGGATGCGGATGGCGTGTCAGCCAAGGCCAAAGTCATTTACAAAGGGCTTGAGGCCAACAAGGCAGTGGTCGAATCCGGGGATGCTCTCGATATCCTGACCGCGCTCGGTGGTCTTGAAATAGCTGCTTTGGCGGGCTTGATCCTGGGTGGTGCCAAAAATCGCCAGCTTATCTGTGTTGATGGATTCATTTCTACCGCGGCCTACCTCGCCGCCTGGAAGCTCTGTCCGGCAGTCAAGGAGTACTGCATCATCAGCCACTCCTCTGCCGAGGGCGGGCATGTGAGCGCGGTCAAGGCCATGGGGCTGAACCCCTACCTTGATCTCGGGTTCCGGCTTGGGGAAGGCACCGGTGCCGCCTGTGCCATGTTCCTGGTCAGGAGTGCCGTAAACATGTTCAATAATATGGCTACATTTTCGGATGCAGGCGTGTCCGAAGCCGAATAGACGAAGGTGGTGCCGATCCGCGTTGTCTCGCCGATCGGCATGCACGAAGCGCAAAAAAAATAGGCTGGTCAGTTTACTGACCAGCCTATTTTTTTTGCGTGCCATGCACGCGCCTAAGCATCACCAAGGTCTCCAGTGACAGCCTGGATGACATCGCCCTTGGCGTTATAGGTTCCGGTGGCTTCGACCTTGACGAGCTCGCGGGCCATTTCCGGATTTTCCAGAACCTCACGCTGCAGCCGAACCTTGCGGATGTTCTTGATGCTTTCCGCTTGGTTTGTTCCTTGAACTTCAAATCCAGCAACTTCCATAATCCTTACCTCCTTTAAAGGGGTATTGAGTATTGTTCCTGCTGTTTTTATCGGCTTGTATTCAGAAATCTTTAGGGGGAGCGATACATCGCGGGAATTCCGGTCCCCTGCAAGACGCACCTTCTTAACCTTTCTTAATCTTTCCATGTCCACCACTTGAGCTTTTCCGGTTCATGATTTTCAGTTGAAGCGAAATAGACGGCACAGCGAAATACGTAGAGCACGCACCGGTCAATGTGCGTTCCGGCCTGATCCATGAGCTGTTGATACATGGCCTCGGGGTTTTCCCCGACCAGCTCGGGCACGGAAGTGTACCCGAGACTGAGCAGGTCTCTGGACAGGCTCGGTCCCACTCCGGGGATCACCTGGAGACGTTTCAGAGCAGCGCTGTCCATCCGGTCCTTACTTGGATTCCCTGGCGTAGACTTCGTCGAGAATTGCCTTGCCGCCCGCTTCAAGCACCTGTCCGGCGAGAATCATGCCGACATCCCAGGCGTTGTCCACATGGCCTTCCACCATCTTGCGGATGGGACGGGAGCCGTCCACGTCGGCCACGAAACCGGTCAGGCGAATCTGGTCGCCCTCGATCTCGGACCAGGCCGCGATGGGCACCTGGCAGCCACCGTCCAGCCCGGTCAGGAAGCCGCGTTCGGCCATGACCTGATATTTTGTCTGGGTGTGGTCCAGGAAGGCGAGCATGTCGCGCACTTCCTGATTGTCGGCGTGGAACTCGATGCCGAGCGCGCCCTGAGCCACGGCGGGCAGAAAGTCCGGCGGCCCGAGGATTTCCATTTTGGGCGCGGAGAGCTTGAGGCGGTTGAGACCGGCGGTGGCAACCACGATGGCGTCGAATTCGCCGTTGAGGAGCTTGTTGACGCGGGTGTCCAGATTGCCGCGCAGGGATTCGATCTTGAGATCGGGGCGCAGGGTGGCGAGCTGGGACTGGCGACGCAGGCTGGAAGTGCCGACCACGGCGCCCTGAGGCAGTCCCTTGAGACCGTCGTATTTGACGGACAGCAGGGAGTCGGTGGATTCTTCGCGTTCGGGGATAATGCTTACTTCAAGGCCTTCGGGCAGCTCGGTGGGGACATCCTTCATGGAGTGGACCGCCAACTGGGCGCGGCCATCCAGAAGCGCCTCCTCGATCTCTTTGACAAAGAGTCCCTTGCCGCCGACCTTGGCCAGCGGAACGTCCAGAATCTTGTCGCCCTTGGTCTTGATCTTGAGCAGCTCCACGGTCAGGCCGGGGTGCTCGGTTTCAAGACAGTCCTTGATATGATTGGCCTGCCAGAGCGCGAGTGCGCTGCCTCTGGTGGCGATGGTCAGTTTCTTCATGCGTAACCTTGGTCTGTTGAAATATCTATCCGCAGCTGGAACAGTCGCCGCCGGAGCAACCGGAACATCCGCTGGGGGCCGAGGGGGCTGCGGCATTGCTGCCGGAGTCGCCACCGGTGTCAGGGGCAAACCCGCCCACCTTGGACCGGACCGCGCTCATGAGCTTACCGGTGTTGGCGGATTGACACTTGGGGCAGGGGGGGCATTCGTCTCTGTCGAAGACGAGTTCCTCGAATTCATTGTCACAATCACTGCATTTGTATTCAAAAATGGGCATAAAACGCTCCAGAACTAGTTTGGCCAAGTCGTCTTGGCGAAGGGTCTCAATAGCTGAAAAGGTCCGGGCTGGCAATGTTCCGGTCCGGGCGCTGAAGGTATGATAATACCGTGTATCGCGCTGTCCAGAGCCGGCGCTCCCAATAGAACACTTTACAGAGGCAGCGAGAGATGGAAGAGTGTATTTTGATGAGAGTGTCAGTGTGGATTCCATAGATACAATCACCGGACCGGTAGACAATGAGTGATGATCTTTCTTTTCTTGATTTGGGCAGCATTCCTGATGGAGATGCACCGCAACCGCCATCCGGGTGGAAGTATCTCACCAGGGGGGGAGCGCTCAAATGCGTGTTCTCCACGACCGTATCCGTAAAGATGGGAATGGGAGCCAGCGCGAGTTCCCATATGAACCAGACGTTCTGGTTCATCCGACAGGTGAGCAATGACATGTTCGAAGGGCAGCTCATCAACAACAGACACCTGCCGGCGGGCGAGGTCGAGACCATCCCTCTTGAAATTCTTATTCACAACTATGTTCCCGAAATCGCCTATTATGTCGGCCTGGTTTTGCCGGCCATGAAGGAGCAGGGGCTTTCTGACGGGACAGACTTGGACGAGCACAACCTCACCTCGTTGTTCGGCCTCGGCTTGATCTATGCCACACGCAATCAGATGAAGCTGGCGCAGAGCGTAATCAGTGAGATTGTGGAAGTGCAGGGAGACTTTGCCGGGCGCGGGCAGTTCCTGTTCAATGAATTCGGCATCGCTCTCAGAAAGAACGGTCTGGTGCCCGAAGCCGTGGAGTGTTTCAGGCGGGCGTCGGAGTTCGTCCATGACGATGAAAATCTGTACTACAATCTGGCGCGTGCCTGTTATGAAAATGACGACTGGCATGGCTGTATCGAGAATCTGGTCCAGTCGCATCGCCTCAATCCGCGACTGGAAGTGACCCGAAATCTTCTGGAGGTCGTGGTCGGGCTGGAAGAAAACGAATATCGGCTTTCGCAGTATGGCAAACCTCCGGTGCCGCCGGATGTGGCCTCTCGCGCTCGTGAGGTGCTGGCCTCCGATACGGTCAAGCTGCCTCTGGATGAAGGCCCGGTCATGCGTATCGAACCCGGTCGCGCCCGTTCAGGCGGTCCTCCGGTCGGCACGGTGCATGTGAAACGGCACGGGAGTGACGAATAAATGGTGTAACGGTTTTCCCCCATGCAGCAGGGATGAAGACGCGGAAGATCTCTTCCGCGTCTTTTTTTTCTTTGTGCGGATTGACACTAAAGGACTTTGTCGCGGTCACCGATAAGAGAGCAAGGTTTAGGGGTGGAAAGTCGTTCCCGGCCGCAGCGTCGGGAGGTGTATTGATCGTAAACGCGTTTGGTGTCAGCGGGAGCCCATGGCGCACGCACGGGAAACGGAAACCTGACCGGACCATCCACGGGTTGGCGGATTTGCTCCAGGGAAGAGCCAAGTCTGCCGAATGGATGCTGTCCGGGGTGACTGTCCTCTGCAAAGGGTTTGACTATGATACTGGACAGACATGTCTCTTTGGACAATGCCCGACGGCCGCACCGTGGCCTCAGACGAATCGGGTCCATACCAGTCTGCTGCATTTTTTCGACCACAAAGACGTTGGCCATTCGCCGGGGAACAACCCTGCGCGGCCACGGCCAGAGACATTACTGGCTCATCCGGCAGGTGGGCGAGACGACCTATGGCGTCCGTGGTGTGGACGGAGAGTTTCTGCCTTTTGGTGCCGAGTCACTCATTGCCGAGGAGGAGCTGCTGGGGAACTATACTCCCGAGGTGGAAGTTTTCGAGAAGCAGATGCTGCCCTTGGTCAGAAAACATCAATTCCGGCTCGATGAATCCATGGACCGAAGCCTGTCCGGCATGCGTGATCCGTTGTGCGTGGACGAGGCCAATGTGCGTGGGCTGTTCACGCTCGGCATGAAGTATATTCAAAACCGCAAGACGTCCCGTGGTCGCAAGTGCATCAATGAACTGGTACGGCTGGAAAGCGCGTACCCGGGAAAGAACCAATATCTTTTCAATGAGTTCGGCATCAAGCTGCGCAAGATCGGTTTTCTCGAAGGAGCGGTCGTCTGCTACAGGCGTGGTTTGCGATTCACGTCAGAAGATGATCACCTCTACTACAATCTCGCCCGTGCCTACTACGAACAGGGGCAGTGGTGGGATTGCATGGGCGTTCTCAGCGACTGTTTCGAACACAATCCGGCCCTGCCGCTGGCCCGGAATCTGGTGGAACTCATCATCGCCCTGGGTGACAATCCCGGTTTACGCGCCCGGCATGGAAAGTCGCCGGTGCCCGAAGGGGTGGTCCGTCGTGCCGCGCTCCTCAGTGAGGCCGTGGCTGAACACGAACCGGATGCGGAACTCCTCATGCGGGAGCGGGAAAAACGCCGGGCCGAGTTGCAGGAGGAATACCTCTGGCTGCCGGGACGGGACGCTGTGGGCATGTAGAAAACGACAACAGCCGTAGCGAATCATCGCTACGGCTGTTTTTTGCTTTTTTTCAGGATGCAGGAGCTAGCACTTCTTGGCCAGATCCCAAACCTCATCCACTTTTTCAATGGTGGTTATCTTGATGCGTTTCCTGAGTTCGTCAGGCACCTCGGCCAGATCTTTCTTGTTCTGGGCCGGGATGAGGACTTTCTTCATGCCACGGGACACTGCGGCCAGAATCTTTTCCTTGATGCCGCCCACAGGCAGGACCCGACCGCGCAGGCTGATCTCACCGGTCATGGCGAGGTCCGGGCAGATGGGCGTGTTGGTCAGTGCGGAAATGAGAGCCGTGACCAGGGTCACACCGGCCGATGGGCCATCCTTGGGCGTGGCACCTGCCGGGACGTGGACGTGAATATCCAGTTTGTCCGTGAAGTCGCAATCGATACCGTACTGGTCGGCATGCGCGCGGGCAATGGAAAGGGCGGCTTGCGCCGATTCCTTCATGACATCGCCGAGCTTGCCGGTGAGGATCAGCTTGCCCTTGCCGGGCATGGTGGTCACTTCGATATGGAGAATCTCGCCGCCTACCGGAGTCCAGGCCAGGCCCACTGCCACGCCCGGAGGCAGGGTGACTTCCTTTTCGTCATCCAGGAAGCGGGGCGGCCCGAGCAGGGTGTAAAGGTTCTTGGTCGTGACCTTGAACGGTCCCTTTTCGCCTTCGGCCTTTTTACGGGCCATCTTGCGGCACAAGGTACCTATCTCACGTTCCACGTTGCGCAGCCCGGCTTCGCGGGTGTATTCGCGCACCACTTTGGAAACCAGCTTGTCACTGATCACCAGTTCCGCTTCCTTGAGACCGTTTTCCACGGTTTGCCGGGGAAGGATGTAGCGGCGTGTGATGACGGTCTTTTCCTGCTCGGTGTATCCGGGGATACGGATGACTTCCATGCGGTCCAGAAGCGGGCCGGGCACAGAGTCGAGCATGTTGGCCGTGCACACGAACATGACCTTTGACAGGTCGAACGGGACGTTCAGGTAATGGTCGGTGAACGAGAAGTTCTGTTCCGGGTCGAGCACTTCGAGCAGCGCCGACGAGGGGTCGCCCCGGAAATCGGAACCGAGCTTGTCGATCTCGTCCAGCATGATCACCGGGTTGCGGGTGCCGCATTGCTTGATGGCCTGGATGATGCGGCCGGGCATGGCGCCGATGTAGGTGCGGCGGTGACCGCGGATCTCGGCTTCGTCACGCATGCCGCCAAGGGACATGCGGTGGAATTTACGACCCAGAGAGCGGGCGATGGAGCGTCCCAGCGAGGTCTTGCCGACACCGGGAGGGCCCACGAAGCACAGGATCGGCCCTTTCATCTTGGGGTTGAGCTTGCGCACGGAGAGATATTCGAGGATGCGCTCCTTGACCTTTTCAAGATCGTAGTGGTCCTCGTTCAGGATGGTCTCGGCCTTCTTGATGTCCAGCCGGTCTCGGGAGACCTTTTTCCACGGCAGCTCCACCATCCAGTCGAGGTAGGTGCGGATGACCGTGGCCTCGGATGACTCGGCGTGCATGGAGTCGAGCCTGCGCAGTTGCTTGAACGCCTCTTTCATGACGTCCTTGGGCATGCCGGATTTCTCCAGTCCGCGGCGCAGTTCGTCCATTTCTTCGGATTCGTCCGCGTCATCACCCAGCTCGCGCTTGATCGCCTTGATCTGTTCGCGCAGGTAGAAGTCGCGTTGCGCCTTGTCCATGCCCTCTTTGGCCATGGTCTGGATCTTGTTCTGCATGCTGGCCACTTCAACTTCCTTGAGAAGCTGCTCGTTGACCAGTTCCAGACGTTTCATCGGCTCATGGCATTCGAGAATCGTTTGGGCGGCTTCGACCTTCATGCGCAGATTGGAGGCGATGAGGTCGGCCAGTCTGCCGGGATCGTTGACATTGTTGAGTACGGACATGATGTCCTGAGAAGAAATGCCGCGCAGGGTCAGGATCTTCTCGGACTGCTCGCGAGAGGAGCGGACAAGGGCTTCCTGCTCAGGGGTGAGCGGATCGGCCTCTGCCTCAATGAGCGGCTCAAGTTCCGCAATATGGTACGGCTCGTTCGCCGTGAACTTCTTGACTTTGGCGCGGGCAAGCCCCTGTACCAGAACCTTGAGGCGGCCATCGGGCATTTTCAGCATGCGCATGATCATGCCCACGGTGCCTGTCATGTACAGTTCGTCCTCTTTGGGGTCTTCCACTGCCTCGTCTTTCTGGGTGAGGATGAGGATGTACCGGTCCTTGCCCAGCGCGGCGTCCACGGCCTGGACGGATTTCTCCCGACCCACGAAGAGCGGCAGGATCATGTAGTTGAAGACCACGATGTCGCGGACCGCCAGCACCGGGAGCACCTGCGGAATATCCGCGGGGTTGTGTGCGGCCATGTCGTCATCACCGAATAATGTCGCACTGCCGGCGGGACCGGTCAGGGCTTCAATGATGTCAGGCAACTCTTCGCCAGCTTTCGGCCCCTTTTCCGTGGGCTGTTTCGGTTGCTGGGACGGTGCCTTATCTTTAATCGAGTCCGACTTCTTGCGTTTTATGCGCGTAGGCCGGATAGGGGATTTCTTGTTTTTTTTGCTCAAGGGATTGACCTCGTGTTCATGTGCAAATTTGAAGTGTTACCCCAAATAAGTCGTCAATTTAGGTTGGCAAGTATATTATTTTTGTAAAAAAGCTGTTTTTAACGGCTTTTTTGAGAAAAGCGAAATATGTGCTTATCGGCGAATTTCAAAATGGGTGAAATCGTCGGTGTCATCCGTCCATGTGGCGTCGATGGCGGTCACCCGCGCCAGAGGCGGACCGTCCCATAGACGGGCCTCGAAACGTTTGAGGCGTGTTTCGTCACCCTCTGCCACAGTCTCCACGTCGCCGCTTGGCAGGTTGCGCACCCAGCCGGTGACGCCTGCCTCCCTGGCCATGTCACGGGTCCATGCCCTGAACCAAACCCCCTGAACCTCGCCGTGGACAATGGCGCGAAACTGCATCAGATCCTCCCGTGGTCGCTGAAACTGTAGTAATCACAGTCTGTAACAACGATATGATCCAGTACCTTGAGGTCCAGTTTTTCAGCGGCTTCGACAATGGAGCCGGTAAGGAGCATGTCCTCACCTGACGGCCTGATGCTGCCGCCCGGATGGTTGTGAATGAGGATCAGGCTGGCTGCTTCCTGGCGCAGGGCCAAAGCCATTATTTCGCGGGGAAAGACCGCGGTGGCGTTCACGGTTCCCGTGGCGATCTGTTCCCAGGAGATATACCGGTTCTTGTTGTCGAGATAGACGACCCAGAACTCCTCGATGCCCTTGCTGCCCAGACGGGCCATGGCGGCTTTGGCGACATCTTCCACGCCTTCAAAGGAATTGCCGCGTCTGGCCGAAGCTTGGTTGAGTCGGGCATACAGCTCCTGCAACAGCGCCCACTGCGCCTTGACGCCGTCAGCCACGCCCTTGACGCCGTCCAACTGGTCCGGGCGGGCCATGATGGCTTCCTTGAGGGAGCCGAAGCGGGCGATAAGTTCCTTTGCCAGAGGCTTGGTGTCCCGTCGGGGCAGGACCGTGGCCAGGACCAGTTCCATGATTTCGTAGTCAGCCAGCCCCCGGCTGTTGTTGACCAGCTTTTCCTTGAGGCGTTTTCGGTGCCCGAGGTAATGGGGCTTGGCTGAATCTGTCATGGCAGGAACCTGTTAGTAGCGTTTGGCCGGGCGTTTAGGTTGAAACAGATCGATGAGTCCGGCCATGAGGATATCGAGCGCTTCTTCATACTTGCGTTCACCGGTCTTGAGGGAAAGCTCTGCCTCCAACGCGAGGTCGATCATGCGGGCCACGCCTTCGGCTCCGAGCTGTCGTGCGATGGGTGCTTTCTTTTTGAGCATGTACGGATTCCCCTTGGGTTGTTCTCCGTGGGCGAGCATCCAGTACATGCGGGCCTGACTGGCCAGAAATCCGATGAGGTTGAAAAGCATCTGGTCCTTGGCTGACTTGGAGTGGTCGTTAATGACCCGCTTCCACACGGCGGCCTCGGCACCGGGGCGCCCCAGCGCGTCCATGAGGTCGAAGAACGCCATCTCGCCGGTCTGGGCCACAAGATTGACGAACTCCTTGCGGACAATCTTCTCGTCGCCCGCCGCCAGCTCGATCTTGTCCAGCTCCAGTCGGACTGCCACGGCGTCCGTGGGCAGGGCGTATGTCAGCGCCTGTCCCGCTCCCGGTTCGAACGTCAACCCGGCCTTGGCCGCCCACGCCTTGACGTAGTCGGTCAGAGAGCGCTGGTCGAGCCCTTGTGACTCCCATATCCAGCCGTCTTTTTTGGCCTTCTTGAATAGTCCTCGCCGGGCGAGCGCCGGGGGAACAGGAGCCTTTTTGCTCTTCCATTCCCCCTCAAGGCAAAAGATCGGAAAGATGTCGCTGCCCAGTCCCTTGACGCCCGCATCGAGTTTGTCCCACTGGTCCGCTTTCAAGGTGTGCGCCCGGCGGACGATGAGTGCCTTGGGCTGCGGAAACAGGGATTTGATAGTTAGATCGGTCCAGAACGTGGCTGGCAGCGGTTCGTCGTCATCGCCCCAGAACGCCTTTTTTTCCCAGTCGTTCTGGCCGGATGCCGTGAGACGCTCGTCTACCTGAGCCTTGATAAGCTGCGGGTCCGGGCAGATGAGGAAAAGATATTTCGGGCGGGGCACTGTCGGTTTCCTAGTAGTTTTGGGTCATGCGGTCGGCCAGTCTGCGTATGCCGAGCTTGGTGACTTCCTTGTCTGCCTGGGATTCGTCGCCGGAAAAGAAAGGCCACTGCTGGTCTATGACGCCGGAGCGCCACAACTCCGAGTCATCCATGGTGGAAATGATGACGGCTTCGAACTGAAAAACGGCCACGGAACTCAATGTCTCGTCGCTGGAACCGCTGACCGCCGTGGGGCGATTGTAGCGGTGGATATTGATGTCGATGACAGCGTCCGCGGTCGCTCTGGTGTCGGACCACTGAATGGAACCGCGATTGTTCAGCTCATCCCGCAACAGTTTTCTGAGGCGGGGCTCCAACCAGGAGATGGTGGTGGGGTTGGAGACTTCGCCGATGGCGAGGACTCGGTATTCTTTCGGCAGGACCGAGGATTCGCCTTCACCAAAGGAGTAGCCGCTGCAACCGGCCAGGGCGAACACCGCAAGCAACAGGATATATCGATAAAAGGGCATGTGTCTTCTCCGTAGATTCATATTGGAGGAGATGGTAATGGGAAATGGTGGAAAGGTCCACTTTGTGCAGCAGAAAGGAGCAGATGGCGTATGAATGCTGAGTTGCAGGGTGTTTGCGGGTATTAAAAGACTTTTGTTTACCTCGTCTCCTTGGTAATACCGAGTGCTGCAAAACAACTGGGAGAGAACCATGTCAGGTCAAACCGTGCTTGTAGTGATTGATGTGCAGAATATCATGTTCGAGACACCGGGGTATACCCCGTTTGAAGGGGAGCGGGTGCTCGGAAATATCCAGACTCTCATAGCCCGGGCTCGTGAGCACGGGGTGCCGGTCCATTACATTCAACACACGACCGAGGGTATGGGAACGGAGTTCGAAAAGGATTCCCACAATTGGTTGATCAGGCCGGAGATCGCGCCCAAAGATGGTGATCGGGTCTCGATGAAAACCTCCTATGACGCTTTCTGGAAGACGGACTTCGACGCTAATCTGAAGGAAATGGGTGCCGACAGGCTCATCTTCTGTGGGCTGCAGACCGAGTGTTGCGTGGATACGACTGTGCGCAGCGCGCTTGCCCACGGCTATGATTCCGTGCTGGTCGGCGATGCGCATACGTCCTATGACAACGGTGTCATTACCGGCGAACAGATAGTGGCCCATCACAATCAGACCTTGAACAGACGTTTCTGTCAGGTGATTCCCACGCAGGATGTGTGCTTCGACTGAGTCGGTCTTCCGGGACGTGTACGCGTGAGCGGTGTCGTTGTCGCTCCTTTGCCAGCGTTTTCAACCGCTGCTGTTTTCTGTTTTGCCTCCATATGATTGCCTTTGTGTTCGTTCTTTTCAGGGATTAATTTCATTCACCCCCTAAACAAACGTTAAATACCGTCGATACGATTCATGAACAGCCGGAATAAGCCCTGTTGTTCACGATATGGAAATCAGGGGTTGGGAGACCCCCCAAACCCGCATGGAAGCGGGGAGGGAGAGAAAGCATATGGCCAAGGACGGCGGTATTCTTTTTTCGGTAATTATCCCCTCCACCGGCAACAGGCCCAAGGCCTTGCAAAAAGCGGTAACTTCGCTGGAAGACGCCGCCCGATTTGCCGGATTGGAAACGGGGCAAGTGGAAATTCTGATAGGTTTTGACGGTGTTCGGGGCAAGGCCCCCACATCCGCATACCCGGTGCGGGTGTTCAATCTGCCCAGGGACAACGATTGGGGCAATGGCATTCGCAACATGTTGTTGAAGATCGCCACCGGGGAAAAGGTCATTTTTCTGGATGATGACAATGTCCTCAAACAGTACGCCCTCAATCTGTACCTCAGGCATTTCGATGCGGAGATGATCATCGGACGCATCGACACCCAGTTGGCCTTTAATACGCCATTTCTGCCGGTCTTCGATTCCGGCTCGCTGGTTCGCCAGGGCAATATTGATCCGCTCTGCCTGTGTCTGTCCCGTCGGCTGGTGGTCGACCGGTGCGGCGGCTGGCAGTATTGCGGCAAGTATGAGGCCGATTATCTGAATATCCTCAACTGGCATCGGCGTACTCACAGCGTCACCGTACTCGAAGACGTGGTTGGCGTGTACGATGCCGGGCGGAGTCTGGACAACAGCGCCCTTTCCAGACGGCAGATGGATATGCTGGAT containing:
- a CDS encoding WcbI family polysaccharide biosynthesis putative acetyltransferase, with translation MEKELCIVHANCQGEPLLERLTACPEFHARYECLLYTNYVHEPVPDYALNNCSLFLYQHLGDKWGELASDALLANLPQSTRSLCIPNMFFKGYWPTWSNEPGFDYRCVLLDELIETALPVEEVILLYMHTDVSTRFDLLSLVTETIATERERETHTPIKYLDVITKNYRETQLFHTVNHPGSLLMNHVATGILEALGFTPPAPSVFDALPEPFAEFDQPINPKVAEFFGWDFVETDRLYTIYGRKMNFARWVSSYVFARRAGISDFIGFLQGDYIEI
- the cobT gene encoding nicotinate-nucleotide--dimethylbenzimidazole phosphoribosyltransferase, encoding MKNDFEAVVAAIAPVDQTLSKAGQAHLDDLTKPQGSLGRLEDLALQMYLVQEGGPLSSDPMRIYTVAGDHGVNAEGVSVYPQEVTRQMVLNFLNGGAGINVLAETVGAQLYVVDAGCCGSTFDEHPSLIQAKVAPGTANLAVGPAMTQEQCLQALMLGVSLADRAHADGVKVLGTGEMGISNTTPSTALYCAYLGLKPEAMTGLGTGLDADGVSAKAKVIYKGLEANKAVVESGDALDILTALGGLEIAALAGLILGGAKNRQLICVDGFISTAAYLAAWKLCPAVKEYCIISHSSAEGGHVSAVKAMGLNPYLDLGFRLGEGTGAACAMFLVRSAVNMFNNMATFSDAGVSEAE
- a CDS encoding helix-hairpin-helix domain-containing protein encodes the protein MDSAALKRLQVIPGVGPSLSRDLLSLGYTSVPELVGENPEAMYQQLMDQAGTHIDRCVLYVFRCAVYFASTENHEPEKLKWWTWKD
- the hemC gene encoding hydroxymethylbilane synthase, whose translation is MKKLTIATRGSALALWQANHIKDCLETEHPGLTVELLKIKTKGDKILDVPLAKVGGKGLFVKEIEEALLDGRAQLAVHSMKDVPTELPEGLEVSIIPEREESTDSLLSVKYDGLKGLPQGAVVGTSSLRRQSQLATLRPDLKIESLRGNLDTRVNKLLNGEFDAIVVATAGLNRLKLSAPKMEILGPPDFLPAVAQGALGIEFHADNQEVRDMLAFLDHTQTKYQVMAERGFLTGLDGGCQVPIAAWSEIEGDQIRLTGFVADVDGSRPIRKMVEGHVDNAWDVGMILAGQVLEAGGKAILDEVYARESK
- a CDS encoding FmdB family zinc ribbon protein, with amino-acid sequence MPIFEYKCSDCDNEFEELVFDRDECPPCPKCQSANTGKLMSAVRSKVGGFAPDTGGDSGSNAAAPSAPSGCSGCSGGDCSSCG
- a CDS encoding tetratricopeptide repeat protein, translating into MSDDLSFLDLGSIPDGDAPQPPSGWKYLTRGGALKCVFSTTVSVKMGMGASASSHMNQTFWFIRQVSNDMFEGQLINNRHLPAGEVETIPLEILIHNYVPEIAYYVGLVLPAMKEQGLSDGTDLDEHNLTSLFGLGLIYATRNQMKLAQSVISEIVEVQGDFAGRGQFLFNEFGIALRKNGLVPEAVECFRRASEFVHDDENLYYNLARACYENDDWHGCIENLVQSHRLNPRLEVTRNLLEVVVGLEENEYRLSQYGKPPVPPDVASRAREVLASDTVKLPLDEGPVMRIEPGRARSGGPPVGTVHVKRHGSDE
- a CDS encoding tetratricopeptide repeat protein is translated as MILDRHVSLDNARRPHRGLRRIGSIPVCCIFSTTKTLAIRRGTTLRGHGQRHYWLIRQVGETTYGVRGVDGEFLPFGAESLIAEEELLGNYTPEVEVFEKQMLPLVRKHQFRLDESMDRSLSGMRDPLCVDEANVRGLFTLGMKYIQNRKTSRGRKCINELVRLESAYPGKNQYLFNEFGIKLRKIGFLEGAVVCYRRGLRFTSEDDHLYYNLARAYYEQGQWWDCMGVLSDCFEHNPALPLARNLVELIIALGDNPGLRARHGKSPVPEGVVRRAALLSEAVAEHEPDAELLMREREKRRAELQEEYLWLPGRDAVGM